The Puntigrus tetrazona isolate hp1 chromosome 4, ASM1883169v1, whole genome shotgun sequence genome includes a window with the following:
- the si:ch73-181d5.4 gene encoding death-inducer obliterator 1: MDEGGSSAAAVTKSWGFRRSTIARREFMEAVGSVDGSPLVQRRRGRPPRGRGRGRQADQSGRTAGLSKPGRRGRGRVSELAPAAERSSSESEARPVPCEERIPSDRAEDSDDLNLQEIQKRAVARKLQELKQDDDDDAKDTKDMDTGQGLLMEWEEKVSSDTVTSEGGKLCFFTATEEEQVELTGNVEEDTKRMNPDAVCCTCQQGDSNRLMICCDSCRARRHVDCVDVAETCAHLLQRNTEYPNPPCADDREAPSESAATAGLSQKHELDSTPVVVEERTALPKCIGPGCSSDSLPESVYCGHQCIVRHAAAAMKSLSGAKPAVPGTDPPVKGEKRSFLAKLFKVKISKTSAQEEHVSKQELDEESPSSAAVVESVQSAPAPDSESTGKEKDEVGCSTPQSQPSDLAADTCSSEKAPAAPPFKKSTPGRAKKTMPGSPRLDILKGALSKNTLSVPKKPSESSKASEVDELAAVPHSSPLLMRQNIRRSLSTLLCRRFSQSNDVKTSESEIEKLVVDMEKEMFNMCYTTDEEYKNKYQHLVLTLKDPKNKELCHQVLKGSIPSVKLIQLSQQEEPAADPLLQISIKKELSLFSENVEEPATPPEKLMSEDTTPSTSTTSEEKASPKLPWAKEICLGASDVISCMLKETTAEHKRHLFDLNCRICTGQVSTGDYPESKKPKTTMTKDETEKQNSSCVVHMNDEVLDSPSLDFDIIESPASPSGEDLTSQIPLADFSPVLIPSVPTVSISRRDPRTAQFRQAVPSSTGPESASVPQQHPHPVKNAPESLKETHVPHVSVPLPAPMPKSILMKPSPTSLDTSYGSTTRLEDCDEGTKHFLSKQNILWKGFLNMPTVAKFVTKGYLISGSPDFLKEDLPDTIHIGGRILPQTVWEYVDLIKTSDAKELSLIRFHPSSEEEEVAYVSLFSYFNSRRRFGVVSNICKHIKDLYLIPLSTKQSIPAVLLPIEGPGLEQNHPNLLIGLAVCQKQKRPEGLPQDAGEKNSDGKGNGSPTSVIDAGQHSIKACDADIFLNSNPAGSLPSLGLPDPLVSPSFLCAPSSLPSLSSSIPSVTVCSSEDSTKTTPLQTILNTLFGQKKQPSDVTECNMHSLTDEVQTGQQTCSDDDALMLGDDRPYDPEEYDPACSIGALGSFISAEVLEPKGPSAVADNDDDRPYDPEEEYSAVANGVTVKNNTLAKNNEVTSDIAYDPEDETMFEEMQNYITSNAVPHKCTISENNVSHYKDNTSVTTFSEQQRILEELNRQIEEQKRQLEEQTETLRLQKEAIGVSMAHFSVSKALMSPTHFDGDEEESIENIPYSPIIHQNRDPRICQKTSQDMPFYDAECKVVDEESTEKLLNTVDTTNIVLKESFTTKKEKLASDKAVPKKGSPDSKSAQLKNTKSSHTEYTHKNQGSRRSTLSTYRSSRRKSWNERRSCHQDRASSRALRTFRSSKNISEKHHRSRHSAGHLSRECNSEKKGVTSPRKRHHHHHRDSSPTRYWRRRHYSPISHSSRRDKSSHDVKTDLSEDNTKSSHESGQVQDSDSIQSAYASGQSFKVEGEAANCKDKCLADVQKGGPANTKHEADQNPGEGSSQPLLNNLIDKKQPLSVLSDKRRENLPPKQTDSSSQGALLPTPCLAHGATDLPLHRDTPALQPSGIQTGVFHHDTQPPHNQTNHFSEPGQIDQKRNMPSMQRSNYSHKEADKLHSGDYSQRSFHSQYRNSSQSDTDQFYSRELPQNKRGKFMHDADNSNLPSVSHKQEEFYTGKFVHPKHPNQRLRRFSAEAIDQVHQSQLSRPNQLHECNFEEPDTAGLSLKKYTSYKQGMNYHEDDSVQCQQRESLLGLPPVHKSNFRPPNLREHFHPSTLDKWQPLRERPSVMKLRGPEFAYLRDGNSGTCTNFGLRSQSSDFVRYESQTIDPHSREPFTEEMFESPRPAQPAGSKDPSPRQRCFRRGRGSHRGSRQVMHDRTHLMNSTKLMSIPNVEGPSDRQIDARDSRPSSKSHIPHLANPSSYAQDICELQSTDCHQTFAEDAEDQICTGFSRHAPSRSQDPAHGAMHYRFEGHQYTEIKGQPRGLQKFKARRRGIVGPFYGRDHKNNAQVRGPCFDSPQQFLGQRESSHGLLRQRRPSQNCEGFDDYDETYSSDFPDHSIITPTHFTKAQCQHLGQASANLESRLRQTNVRPLRLSGPLLPTPPGGPIRQNPTQW, encoded by the exons ATGGACGAGGGAGGTTCCAGCGCTGCGGCGGTTACCAAGTCCTGGGGCTTCCGCAGGAGCACCATCGCCAGGCGGGAGTTCATGGAGGCCGTGGGCTCTGTGGACGGTAGCCCTCTGGTCCAGCGCCGCAGGGGTCGTCCTCCCCGGGGCCGGGGCCGAGGCAGACAGGCTGACCAGAGCGGCCGCACTGCCGGGCTCTCTAAACCGGGTCGGAGAGGTCGAGGACGTGTGTCTGAACTCGCTCCTGCAGCTGAGAGGTCAAGTAGCGAGAGTGAAGCTCGGCCGGTGCCGTGTGAGGAGCGCATCCCGTCGGATCGAGCTGAAGACAGCGACGATCTCAACCTCCAAGAGATTCAGAAGCGCGCTGTGGCTCGGAAGCTGCAGGAGCTCAAGCAGGACGACGACGATGATGCTAAAGACACAAAAGATATGGACACAGGGCAGGGCTTACTGATGGAATGGGAAGAGAAAGTGTCTTCTGACACTGTCACATCAGAAGGAGGGAAGCTGTGCTTCTTCACAGCCACAGAGGAAGAGCAGGTGGAATTGACTGGAAATGTCGAGGAAGACACTAAAAGGATGAATCCAGATGCTGTCTGCTGCACATGTCAACAAGGAGACAGTAACAG GTTGATGATTTGCTGTGACTCCTGCCGAGCGCGGCGTCACGTCGACTGTGTAGACGTCGCAGAGACCTGTGCTCATCTCCTGCAGAGGAACACAGAATATCCTAATCCCCCATGCGCCGATGACCGGGAAGCTCCGAGCGAGAGCGCAGCGACCGCTGGTCTCAGCCAAAAACATGAACTTGACTCAACTCCTGTG GTGGTGGAGGAAAGGACAGCCTTACCTAAATGCATCGGTCCAGGCTGCAGCAGTGACTCTCTTCCTGAGTCGGTGTACTGCGGTCATCAGTGTATCGTGAGACATGCAGCAGCAGCCATGAAGTCTCTCTCTGGAGCGAAGCCTGCTGTCCCTGGAACTGACCCGCCTGTCAAG GGCGAGAAACGATCGTTTCTTGCAAAGCTTTTCAAGGTGAAGATCAGTAAGACGTCGGCGCAGGAAGAGCATGTGAGCAAGCAAGAACTGGACGAAGAGTCTCCGAGTTCAGCTGCAGTCGTTGAGTCTGTACAGTCCGCTCCTGCTCCTGATTCTGAATCCA ctgGAAAAGAGAAAGATGAAGTTGGGTGTAGCACACCACAGAGCCAGCCTTCAGATTTGGCAGCAGACACTTGCTCTTCTGAAAAAGCTCCTGCAGCCCCGCCATTTAAGAAGTCCACTCCAGGAAGAGCAAAGAAAACCATGCCAGGGTCTCCACGACTGGATATTCTGAAAGGGGCTCTGAGTAAAAACACTTTATCTGTACCTAAAAAGCCCTCTGAGTCGAGCAAAGCCTCAGAAGTGGATGAGCTCGCTGCGGTTCCTCACTCCAGTCCTCTCCTGATGAGACAAAACATCCGCCGCTCGCTGAGCACCCTTCTCTGCAGAAG GTTCAGTCAGAGTAATGATGTGAAGACTTCTGAGAGTGAAATTGAGAAGTTGGTTGTGGACATGGAGAAAGAGATGTTCAATATGTGTTACACAACAGATGAggagtataaaaataaataccaacATCTCGTCCTCACCTTGAAAGATCCCAAAAACAAG GAGCTGTGTCATCAGGTTTTGAAAGGAAGCATACCTTCAGTGAAGCTCATTCAGTTGAGTCAGCAGGAG GAACCCGCTGCTGATCCACTGCTTCAGATTTCTATAAAGAAGGAATTGTCCCTTTTTTCTGAGAATGTGGAAGAACCTGCTACTCCTCCTGAGAAACTGATGAGTGAAGACACCACACCGAGCACATCCACCACTTCA GAAGAGAAAGCATCTCCAAAGCTGCCTTGGGCAAAGGAAATATGCTTAGGTGCTTCAGATGTGATTAGCTGCATGCTGAAAGAGACTACAGCAGAACATAAGCGCCATCTCTTTGATCTTAATTGCAGGATATGTACAG GCCAGGTATCTACTGGTGATTATCCTGAAAGCAAGAAACCCAAGACAACAATGACAAAAGATGAGACGGAGAAGCAGAACTCTTCCTGTGTTGTTCACATGAATGATGAAGTGTTGGATTCCCCATCGTTGGACTTTGATATAATCGAATCACCTGCTTCTCCCAGTGGAGAGGACCTAACCTCACAGATACCCTtggcagatttctctcctgtaTTGATACCTTCAGTTCCCACTGTGTCCATCTCAAGAAGAGACCCCCGTACAGCACAATTCAGACAAGCTGTGCCATCGTCTACTGGCCCAGAGTCTGCCTCAGTCCCACAGCAGCATCCACACCCTGTGAAGAACGCACCAGAATCTCTGAAAGAGACACATGTACCACATGTGTCCGTACCTTTGCCTGCTCCTATGCCAAAATCCATCCTCATGAAACCTTCGCCAACTTCACTGGACACTTCATATGGTTCAACGACAAG GCTGGAAGATTGTGATGAAggaacaaaacactttttatcCAAACAGAATATTTTATGGAAAGGCTTTCTTAACATGCCAACTGTGGCCAAATTCGTCACAAAGGGATACTTGATTTCTGGCTCTCCTGACTTTCTAAAAGAG GACTTACCAGACACTATACACATAGGAGGAAGGATATTACCTCAAACTGTGTGGGAATACGTTGATTTAATAAAGACATCAGATGCAAAG GAGCTGTCATTAATCCGCTTCCATCCATCATCTGAAGAGGAAGAGGTTGCATATGTCTCtctgttttcatatttcaaCAGTCGTAGAAGATTCGGGGTTGTTTCTAATATTTGTAAACACATCAAAGATCTTTACCTCATTCCTCTGAGTACAAAACAGTCTATCCCTGCGGTGCTTCTTCCCATAGAGGGACCAG GACTTGAACAGAATCACCCTAATCTCTTAATAGGGTTAGCAGTCTGTCAAAAGCAAAAGCGTCCTGAGGGATTACCACAAGATGCTGGAGAAAAGAATTCGGATGGCAAGGGAAACGGCAGTCCTACCTCAGTAATTGATGCTGGACAACATAGCATAAAGGCTTGTGATGCTGACATCTTCCTCAATTCAAATCCTGCTGGATCTTTACCTTCATTAGGGTTACCAGACCCATTAGTCTCTCCCAGCTTTCTATGTGCCCCATCTTCCCTTCCTAGCTTGTCAAGTTCCATCCCATCTGTCACTGTGTGCTCATCCGAAGACTCCACCAAGACCACCCCACTTCAGACCATCCTTAACACATTATTTGGGCAAAAGAAACAACCCTCAGATGTCACAGAGTGTAACATGCACTCATTAACAGATGAGGTTCAGACTGGTCAACAGACTTGCAGTGATGATGATGCACTGATGTTGGGTGATGACAGGCCTTATGATCCCGAGGAGTATGATCCAGCATGCTCTATTGGGGCCCTGGGTTctttcatttcagctgaagtttTGGAACCTAAAGGTCCATCTGCTGTGGCTGATAACGATGATGATAGACCATATGACCCTGAGGAAGAGTACAGTGCAGTTGCAAACGGTGTTACTGTCAAAAATAATACACTGGCTAAAAACAATGAAGTTACCAGTGATATAGCTTATGATCCGGAGGATGAGACAATGTTTGAGGAGatgcaaaattacattacaagcaATGCTGTACCTCACAAATGCACTATCTCTGAAAATAACGTGTCACATTACAAGGATAACACCTCAGTTACAACATTTTCTGAGCAGCAAAGAATTCTCGAAGAGTTGAATAGGCAGATAGAGGAACAGAAAAGGCAGTTAGAAGAACAGACAGAAACTCTACGCCTACAGAAGGAAGCAATTGGTGTTTCCATGGCACATTTCTCTGTTTCTAAAGCTCTTATGTCACCAACACACTTTGATGGGGATGAAGAGGAGAGCATAGAAAACATACCCTACTCTCCGATAATTCATCAGAATCGGGATCCACGGATCTGTCAAAAAACAAGTCAGGATATGCCATTTTATGATGCTGAATGTAAGGTCGTAGATGAAGAAAGCACAGAGAAATTATTAAACACAGTGGACACCACAAATATAGTGTTGAAAGAATCatttaccacaaaaaaagagaaattagcTTCTGATAAAGCAGTGCCCAAAAAAGGATCGCCAGACAGTAAAAGTGCACAACTGAAGAACACTAAATCCTCACATACcgagtacacacacaaaaatcaagGCAGTAGAAGGTCCACACTGAGCACGTATAGGTCATCAAGAAGAAAGTCATGGAATGAACGCAGGTCCTGCCACCAAGACCGGGCGTCTTCAAGGGCATTGCGTACATTTAGATCCTCAAAGAACATCTCGGAAAAACACCACAGAAGTAGACACTCTGCAGGGCATCTCTCTCGGGAATGTAACAGTGAGAAAAAAGGAGTGACATCACCAAGAAAAAGGCATCATCACCATCACAGAGACTCTTCACCCACACGGTATTGGAGGAGACGTCATTATTCCCCCATCTCGCACTCAAGCCGGAGAGACAAATCTTCACATGATGTCAAGACTGACCTGTCAGAGGATAACACAAAATCTTCACATGAATCTGGCCAGGTGCAAGATAGCGATAGCATTCAGTCTGCGTACGCATCAGGTCAGAGTTTTAAAGTGGAGGGGGAGGCTGCTAATTGCAAAGACAAGTGTTTAGCAGACGTTCAAAAAGGTGGTCCTGCAAATACAAAACATGAGGCTGATCAAAATCCTGGGGAGGGTTCTTCACAGCCtctgttaaataatttaattgacaAAAAACAGCCCCTTTCTGTCCTGTCTGACAAGAGGAGGGAGAATTTGCCACCAAAACAAACTGACTCTTCTAGTCAAGGAGCACTACTGCCTACACCCTGTCTAGCCCATGGTGCTACTGACTTGCCTTTACACAGAGATACACCAGCGTTACAGCCATCTGGAATTCAGACAGGTGTTTTTCACCATGATACCCAGCCACCACATAaccaaacaaatcatttttctgAGCCTGGCCAGATTGatcaaaaaagaaacatgcCATCAATGCAAAGGTCAAATTATTCACATAAAGAGGCAGACAAATTACATTCAGGTGATTACTCTCAAAGATCTTTCCATTCACAATACAGAAATTCATCACAATCTGACACAGATCAGTTCTATTCTAGAGAACTGCCTCAAAATAAAAGAGGAAAGTTCATGCATGATGCAGACAACAGCAATCTACCTTCTGTATCTCACAAACAGGAAGAATTCTACACAGGCAAGTTTGTTCACCCAAAACATCCAAACCAAAGACTCAGAAGGTTTTCAGCAGAAGCAATAGATCAGGTTCATCAAAGTCAGCTATCCAGACCTAACCAGTTACATGAATGCAACTTTGAAGAACCTGATACTGCTGGATTAAGTCTCAAAAAATACACATCTTATAAGCAAGGGATGAATTATCATGAGGATGATTCTGTCCAGTGTCAACAAAGAGAGTCACTATTAGGGCTGCCTCCTGTGCACAAGAGCAATTTCAGACCTCCTAATCTTAGAGAGCACTTTCATCCTTCCACCTTGGATAAGTGGCAACCTTTGAGAGAGCGTCCTTCTGTAATGAAACTGAGAGGTCCTGAATTTGCTTATCTTAGGGATGGTAATTCTGGTACTTGCACAAACTTTGGACTTAGGAGTCAATCCTCAGATTTTGTGAGATACGAAAGCCAGACTATAGATCCTCACTCCAGAGAACCATTTACAGAAGAGATGTTTGAGAGTCCAAGACCTGCTCAACCCGCTGGATCAAAGGACCCATCTCCAAGACAGCGTTGTTTTAGGCGAGGTAGGGGTAGTCACAGGGGTTCACGTCAGGTAATGCATGATAGAACTCATCTAATGAATTCAACTAAACTAATGAGCATTCCTAATGTCGAAGGGCCATCAGATAGACAGATCGATGCCAGAGACTCTCGCCCAAGCAGTAAATCTCATATTCCACATCTCGCTAATCCAAGTTCTTATGCACAAGATATTTGTGAACTACAAAGCACTGACTGCCATCAAACATTTGCAGAGGATGCAGAAGACCAAATATGCACAGGTTTTTCAAGACATGCTCCATCACGCTCTCAGGACCCAGCACATGGGGCAATGCATTACAGGTTTGAAGGACATCAGTATACTGAAATCAAGGGTCAACCAAGAGGGCTTCAAAAATTCAAAGCACGAAGAAGGGGCATTGTGGGCCCATTTTATGGCAGGgatcataaaaataatgcacaagTAAGGGGGCCTTGCTTTGATTCACCACAACAGTTTTTGGGCCAAAGAGAATCATCTCATGGTTTACTTAGACAGAGAAGACCATCTCAAAACTGTGAGGGTTTTGACGATTATGATGAAACCTATTCATCTGATTTTCCTGACCATTCCATTATCACTCCCACtcattttacaaaagcacaatGTCAGCATTTGGGTCAGGCATCTGCCAATTTGGAGAGCCGGCTCAGACAGACTAATGTACGCCCTTTACGACTATCAGGTCCACTACTTCCCACTCCTCCCGGAGGCCCAATTAGGCAGAACCCTACCCAGTGGTAA